The following coding sequences are from one Nicotiana tomentosiformis chromosome 3, ASM39032v3, whole genome shotgun sequence window:
- the LOC104091832 gene encoding uncharacterized protein gives MATSAAHLIQDQNINIRFDGASLLGKNDTSKASKKGGGLGARKALNDISNSAKPSALQAKKNYSSNVISIGKDLDATRNKFTAGIKDNSSKVPDKGGRKALTDLTNSTKPSAKQASKNQKLTTAAAANVPTCIAEEQFLHDHHKCIKSQRKAMDMDYFLKEVGLDNDVPVQASPRASKLSMKSMLESPMKYFQVEELPELLMYDQVPRFGKMGTRGDASPSIRSPTSPKLSSMSWWKDGSTPCFTLIDSPNLPKH, from the exons ATGGCTACATCAGCTGCACACCTGATTCAGGATCAGAATATCAATATACGTTTTGATG GGGCTTCTTTGTTGGGAAAGAATGATACTTCCAAAGCATCGAAGAAAGGAGGAGGTCTTGGTGCAAGAAAAGCACTTAACGACATCTCAAACTCAGCAAAGCCTTCTGCTCTGCAGGCAAAGAAAAATTACTCCTCTAATGTAATTTCCATCGGGAAAGATCTTGATGCCACTCGAAACAAATTCACTGCTGGGATAAAAGATAATTCTTCTAAAGTACCTGATAAGGGTGGCCGGAAGGCACTCACTGATCTTACAAACTCAACCAAGCCATCAGCAAAGCAGGCCTCTAAGAATCAGAAACTGACTACTGCTGCAGCAGCAAATGTTCCGACTTGTATAGCGGAAGAACAATTTCTGCATGATCATCACAAGTGCATCAAATCACAGAGAAAGGCGATGGACATGGATTATTTTCTAAAGGAAGTTGGACTAGACAAtg ATGTCCCTGTGCAGGCATCTCCACGTGCATCTAAACTCTCAATGAAGTCAATG CTAGAGAGCCCTATGAAGTACTTCCAAGTGGAAGAACTGCCAGAACTACTGATGTATGATCAGGTTCCTCGATTCGGAAAAATGGGAACTCGTGGAGACGCTTCGCCTTCTATTAGATCTCCTACATCACCAAAGCTATCATCTATGAGCTGGTGGAAAGATGGAAGCACTCCATGTTTCACACTGATTGACTCGCCCAACCTACCAAAGCATTGA